A DNA window from Ostrea edulis chromosome 5, xbOstEdul1.1, whole genome shotgun sequence contains the following coding sequences:
- the LOC125651186 gene encoding loricrin-like, whose protein sequence is MEIGGQCTGGSNAVIGGQCTFTTNAVIGGRCTGGSSAVIGGRCTGGSSAVIGGRCTGGSSAVIRSQCTGGSSAVIGGRCTSDSSTVIGGRYTFTSNSAIGGRCTGGSNAVIGGRLIGGRCTGGSSAVIDGRCTGGSSAVIGGRCISGSSTVIGGRCTFTSNAVIGGGCTGDSSAVIGGGCTGGSSAVIGGGCTGGSSAVIEGRCTFTSNAVIGGRCTGGSSAVIGDRCTFTSNAVNGGRCISGSRTVIGGRCTFTSNAVIGGRCTFTSNAVIGGRCISGSRTVIGGRCTFTSNAVIGGRCTGGFTTVIGGRCNGGSSAVIGGRCIGGSSAVIGGRFTFTSNTVIGGRCIGGSSAVIGGRCIGGCSAVIGGRCTGGSSAVIGGRCTGGFNTVIGGGCTFGSSAVIGGGYTGGSSAVIGGRCNLTSNAVIGGRCTGGSSAVIGSRCTGGSSAVIGGGCTGGSNAVIGGGCTGGSSAVIGGGCTGGSNAVVGRGCTGGSNAVIGGRCTGGSSAVIGGRCTLTSNAVIGGGCTGGSSTVIGGGCTGGSSAVIGGGCTGGSSAMIGGRCIGGSNAVIGGRCTFGSNALIGEQFVKTGCSIQA, encoded by the exons ATGG AGATTGGAGGTCAATGTACTGGTGGTTCTAACGCAGTGATTGGGGGTCAATGTACTTTTACCACTAACGCAGTGATTGGGGGTCGATGTACTGGTGGTTCTAGCGCAGTGATTGGGGGTCGATGTACTGGTGGTTCTAGCGCAGTGATTGGGGGTCGATGTACTGGTGGTTCTAGCGCAGTGATTAGGAGTCAATGTACTGGTGGTTCTAGCGCAGTGATTGGGGGTCGATGTACTAGTGATTCTAGCACAGTGATTGGGGGTCGATATACTTTTACCTCTAACTCAGCGATTGGGGGTCGATGTACTGGTGGTTCTAACGCAGTGATTGGGGGTCGAT TGATTGGGGGTCGATGTACTGGTGGTTCTAGCGCAGTGATTGATGGTCGATGTACTGGCGGTTCTAGCGCAGTGATTGGGGGTCGATGTATTAGTGGTTCTAGCACAGTGATTGGGGGTCGATGTACTTTTACCTCTAACGCAGTGATTGGGGGTGGATGTACTGGTGATTCTAGCGCAGTGATTGGGGGTGGATGTACTGGTGGTTCTAGCGCAGTGATTGGGGGTGGATGTACTGGTGGTTCTAGTGCAGTTATTGAGGGTCGATGTACTTTTACCTCTAACGCAGTGATTGGGGGTCGATGTACTGGTGGTTCTAGCGCAGTGATTGGGGATCGATGCACTTTTACCTCTAACGCAGTGAATGGGGGTCGATGTATTAGTGGTTCTAGGACAGTGATTGGGGGTCGATGTACTTTTACCTCTAACGCAGTGATTGGGGGTCGATGTACTTTTACCTCTAACGCAGTGATTGGGGGTCGATGTATTAGTGGTTCTAGGACAGTGATTGGGGGTCGATGTACTTTTACCTCTAACGCAGTGATTGGGGGTCGATGTACTGGTGGTTTTACCACAGTGATTGGGGGTCGATGTAATGGTGGTTCTAGCGCAGTGATTGGGGGTCGATGTATTGGTGGTTCTAGCGCAGTAATTGGGGGTCGATTTACTTTTACCTCTAACACAGTGATTGGGGGTCGATGTATTGGTGGTTCTAGCGCAGTGATTGGAGGTCGATGTATTGGTGGTTGTAGCGCAGTGATTGGGGGTCGATGTACTGGGGGTTCTAGCGCAGTGATTGGGGGTCGATGTACTGGTGGTTTTAACACAGTGATTGGGGGTGGATGTACTTTTGGCTCTAGTGCAGTGATTGGGGGTGGATATACTGGTGGTTCTAGCGCAGTGATTGGGGGTCGATGTAATTTAACCTCTAACGCAGTGATTGGGGGTCGATGTACTGGTGGTTCTAGCGCAGTGATTGGGAGTCGATGTACTGGTGGTTCTAGCGCAGTGATTGGGGGTGGATGTACTGGTGGTTCTAACGCGGTGATTGGGGGTGGATGTACTGGTGGTTCTAGCGCAGTGATTGGGGGTGGATGTACTGGTGGTTCTAACGCAGTGGTTGGGCGTGGATGTACTGGTGGTTCTAACGCAGTGATTGGGGGTCGATGTACTGGTGGTTCTAGCGCAGTGATTGGGGGTCGATGTACTTTAACCTCTAACGCAGTGATTGGGGGTGGATGTACTGGTGGTTCTAGCACAGTGATTGGGGGTGGATGTACTGGTGGTTCTAGCGCAGTGATTGGGGGTGGATGTACTGGTGGTTCTAGCGCAATGATTGGGGGTCGATGTATTGGTGGTTCTAACGCAGTGATTGGGGGTCGATGTACTTTTGGCTCTAACGCACTGATTGGTGAACAATTTGTTAAGACTGGCTGCAGTATTCAGGCGTAA